One region of Solanum pennellii chromosome 6, SPENNV200 genomic DNA includes:
- the LOC107022805 gene encoding protein TIFY 6B-like, with protein sequence MERDFMGLTVKQEVLEEPATDPAGSTSSVMHWSYSNKAHPQYHLSFKDQENIININNNNKPKIGFESLASAGLVTITTTTKLVDTIHRPYTTQIGAHHVPTRNGVVGTTELRGAPRPSPGPAQLTMFYAGSVCVYDNISPEKAQAIMLLAGNAPISTTIRNSPSLDHNNNNNNNTNETTIIRSIGVLKSPELSKIVTSQESRQPLNHNLSAVPQARKASLARFLERRKERVVSASPYGNGKQSSQHMMNFTINSSGSSTPLPATN encoded by the exons ATGGAGAGGGATTTCATGGGGTTGACGGTAAAACAAGAAGTCCTTGAAGAACCGGCCACGGATCCAGCTG GATCAACAAGTTCGGTAATGCATTGGTCATATTCTAACAAGGCTCATCCTCAATACCACCTTTCTTTCAAGGACCAAgagaatattattaatattaataataataataagccTAAGATTGGTTTCGAATCTCTTGCATCAGCTGGATTAGTGACCATAACCACAACTACTAAACTTGTTGACACAATTCATAGACCATACACTACTCAAATTGGTGCACATCATGTCCCAACACGCAATGGTGTTGTGGGCACCACTGAATTGAG GGGTGCACCTAGACCATCACCAGGACCTGCTCAATTGACCATGTTTTATGCTGGTTCTGTCTGTGTTTACGATAATATTTCACCAGAGAAG gCTCAAGCTATTATGTTACTTGCTGGAAATGCACCAATTAGTACAACAATTCGAAATTCTCCTTCTCttgatcataataataataataataataatacgaATGAAACAACAATTATCAGATCAATCGGAGTCCTAAAATCCCCTGAGCTATCGAAAATCGTTACTTCTCAAGAATCTCGTCAACCTCTCAATCATAACTTATCAG CTGTTCCTCAGGCTCGCAAGGCATCCTTGGCTAGGTTCTTGGAGAGACGCAAGGAAAG GGTAGTGAGTGCATCACCATATGGAAATGGCAAGCAAAGTTCACAACATATGATGAACTTTACAATAAACTCCTCAGGCTCAAGTACTCCACTTCCTGCTACAAATTAG